From one Anabas testudineus chromosome 21, fAnaTes1.2, whole genome shotgun sequence genomic stretch:
- the ofd1 gene encoding oral-facial-digital syndrome 1 protein homolog isoform X5 yields the protein MSSSKEAEISPDELRKRLYQTFKNKGVLDTLKTQLRNQLIQELKHPPLTGGEPVPRPVPVKSETLLVSACNSIVADHLRASGYEYTLSVFHPESGLHKDKVFTKEDLLHLLKLSPESALYRSLSSNKENSDKAGFLISLLTQLTHHYTQGLCHDADTQTTSIASHGESLVDKMKMIDKEYENFSYSEDKWFSLQSKLAAYRKDVETQMEAEMKTKMQHFRDFEMAKVRMEEKEKFHKEFDKLKKELERTYEMKSKALMEREKNAIDRLQKQQEIEEKNVYMQRQSVLKEIETLRSRENEQRMRVEAFEKTCQIHEEKVKTTEELLRRRELAIKTMEDTYDQRLRNELSRFQLELKDDFMRRTEKLVENENKNKVETARIQKESAAIDAKQREHSRACSELKRLQVELDTAQQQISLLTQQKELLRERLDNMSDYAGLKREKTELQGQLRLLRKQLEEAQEENRFLHADLGKPSKEQLALQMELRRLQSARQLDEEEFENQKQMLQAQLQSEVERCTQLKAQLKESEEKSQWMTNHVEDIKMQLRQTHQALENEVLRNPKPSLVDRSVLEFSADKLVPPDIYVDRALMMARVGYDDVCEAGPYRRHTSAWTDTPDSDMELVAEAKARILELQKEAETLEEAYRNYQQRAVRSTMSHLLTRRPLSPQHGQTSHHPESTLTKQVYHHSHILSLQESHKPLCPQTPLSESCDTKNSTTPAQPRVTFSEDYNQPMSTVHTDHSLRSMAEPLFLKDETPRDGGFSPSRRLSSTPHSSPGKKLQKEIPEEAVVSSVEFPELWPDRQLPHAPHEKVLTSGDFSSELSPPRSPQLKSTARDQCSPPKIQHVFSSSESSPQPEKINLEDLTGILSGDLK from the exons ATGTCCTCGTCAAAAGAAGCTGAGATATCACCAGACGAGCTGAGGAAGAGGCTTTAtcagacttttaaaaataaaggagTGCTTGATACACTCAAA ACACAGCTGCGGAATCAGCTCATCCAGGAGTTAAAACACCCACCTCTGACCGGAGGAGAACCAGTTCCCAGGCCAGTACCCGTAAAATCTGAAACCCTTTTGGTCTCAGCCTGCAACAGCATAGTGGCAGACCATCTCCGTGCCTCAGGGTATGAGTACACTCTTTCTGTATTCCACCCTGAGAGTGGTCTGCACAAAGACAAG GTTTTCACAAAAGAAGACCTTCTACATCTTCTTAAATTAAGTCCTGAATCAGCCCTTTACAGATCCCTG TCATCAAATAAAGAGAACAGTGATAAAG CAGGGTTCCTCATCAGCCTTCTGACACAGCTAACGCACCATTATACTCAAGGCTTGTGTCATGATGCTGACACTCAGACAACCAGCATAGCAAGTCATGGAGAATCTCTTG TTGACAAGATGAAAATGATTGATAAGGAATATGAGAACTTCAGCTACAGCGAGGACAAATGGTTTTCTCTCCAATCAAAACTCGCTGCTTATAGAAAAGATGTTGAAACACAGATggaagcagaaatgaaaacaaag ATGCAACATTTTAGGGATTTTGAAATGGCCAAGGTGAGgatggaagaaaaagaaaaatttcaTAAAGAATTTGATAAGCTAAAGAAAGAGCTAGAGAGAACCTATGAAATGAAGTCAAAGGCATTGATGGAGCGGGAGAAAAATGCCATCGACAGGTTACAAAAGCAACAAGAG attgaagaaaaaaatgtgtacaTGCAGAGGCAGTCAGTCCTGAAAGAAATCGAAACACTGCGGAGCAGAGAAAATGAGCAAAGGATGAGAGTGGAGGCTTTTGAAAA GACTTGTCAAATTCATGAGGAGAAGGTCAAGACCACTGAAGAGCTCctgaggaggagagagctggCCATAAAGACTATGGAGGACACATATGACCAAAGGTTGAGGAATGAACTTTCCAG GTTTCAGCTTGAGCTGAAAGACGACTTCatgaggagaacagagaaacTAGTTGAgaatgagaacaaaaacaaag tggaAACAGCTCGGATCCAAAAGGAGTCTGCTGCGATTGATGCCAAACAACGGGAGCACAGCAGAGCATGTTCAGAGCTGAAACGCCTGCAG GTTGAGCTAGatacagcacagcagcagatttCTTTACTGACTCAACAGAAGGAGCTCTTAAGAGAGAGATTAGACAACATGAGTGACTACGCCGGTttgaaaagggagaaaacagagctgcaggGGCAGCTGCGACTGTTGAGGAAACAGCTGGAAGAGGCTCAAGAGGAGAACCGGTTTCTCCATGCAG ACTTGGGGAAACCTTCCAAAGAGCAGCTGGCCTTGCAGATGGAGCTTCGGAGGCTTCAGAGTGCTCGCCAACTCGACGAGGAAGAGTTTGAAAACCAGAAACAGATGTTGCAGGCACAGCTCCAGAGTGAG GTTGAGCGGTGCACTCAGCTCAAGGCTCAGCTAAAAGAGAGTGAGGAGAAGTCACAGTGGATGACTAACCATGTTGAGGACATCAAGATGCAGCTCCGCCAGACTCATCAAG CTCTTGAAAATGAAGTGCTGCGGAACCCCAAACCGTCTCTTGTTGATCGCTCAGTGCTGGAGTTCAGTGCAGACAAGCTGGTTCCCCCCGACATCTATGTGGACAGAGCTCTGATGATGGCCAGGGTGGGTTATGATGATGTTTGTGAAGCGGGTCCCTATCGAAGACACACATCAGCTTGGACTGACACTCCGGACTCTGACATGGAGCTGGTGGCTGAAGCCAAAGCTCGGATCCTGGAGCTCCAGAAGGAGGCAGAGACTTTAGAAGAAGCATACAGGAACtaccagcagagggcagtgcGCTCCACCATGTCACACTTGCTTACTCGAAGACCTCTTTCCCCACAGCATGGACAAACCTCACATCACCCTGAGTCCACTTTAACAAAACAAGTCTATCACCATTCACACATTCTGTCACTCCAGGAATCACACAAACCTCTCTGTCCCCAAACCCCCTTGTCAGAATCCTGTGACACCAAAAACTCCACAACACCTGCACAGCCAAGAGTGACCTTCTCTGAAGACTATAACCAACCCATGTCCACTGTTCATACTGATCACAGTCTCCGTTCAATGGCTGAACCTCTGTTTTTAAAGGATGAAACCCCTCGGGATGGAGGCTTTTCTCCATCAAGACGTCTATCCTCCACACCACACTCCTCCCCCGGGAAAAAGCTTCAAAAAGAGATTCCAGAAG AAGCAGTGGTGTCGTCAGTAGAGTTCCCAGAGCTGTGGCCAGACAGACAGCTCCCTCATGCCCCCCATGAGAAGGTGTTGACCTCAGGTGATTTTTCCTCTGAGCTTAGTCCACCCCGGAGTCCTCAGCTAAAGAGCACAGCTCGAGACCAGTGCAG TCCACCAAAGATTCAACATGTCTTCTCCAGCTCAGAGTCTTCCCCACAGCCGGAGAAGATAAATCTTGAAGATCTCACAGGGATTTTGTCAGGTGATCTGAAGTAG
- the ofd1 gene encoding oral-facial-digital syndrome 1 protein homolog isoform X3 → MSSSKEAEISPDELRKRLYQTFKNKGVLDTLKTQLRNQLIQELKHPPLTGGEPVPRPVPVKSETLLVSACNSIVADHLRASGYEYTLSVFHPESGLHKDKVFTKEDLLHLLKLSPESALYRSLSSNKENSDKAGFLISLLTQLTHHYTQGLCHDADTQTTSIASHGESLVDKMKMIDKEYENFSYSEDKWFSLQSKLAAYRKDVETQMEAEMKTKMQHFRDFEMAKVRMEEKEKFHKEFDKLKKELERTYEMKSKALMEREKNAIDRLQKQQEIEEKNVYMQRQSVLKEIETLRSRENEQRMRVEAFEKTCQIHEEKVKTTEELLRRRELAIKTMEDTYDQRLRNELSRFQLELKDDFMRRTEKLVENENKNKVETARIQKESAAIDAKQREHSRACSELKRLQVELDTAQQQISLLTQQKELLRERLDNMSDYAGLKREKTELQGQLRLLRKQLEEAQEENRFLHADLGKPSKEQLALQMELRRLQSARQLDEEEFENQKQMLQAQLQSEVERCTQLKAQLKESEEKSQWMTNHVEDIKMQLRQTHQALENEVLRNPKPSLVDRSVLEFSADKLVPPDIYVDRALMMARVGYDDVCEAGPYRRHTSAWTDTPDSDMELVAEAKARILELQKEAETLEEAYRNYQQRAVRSTMSHLLTRRPLSPQHGQTSHHPESTLTKQVYHHSHILSLQESHKPLCPQTPLSESCDTKNSTTPAQPRVTFSEDYNQPMSTVHTDHSLRSMAEPLFLKDETPRDGGFSPSRRLSSTPHSSPGKKLQKEIPEAVVSSVEFPELWPDRQLPHAPHEKVLTSGDFSSELSPPRSPQLKSTARDQCSPPKIQHVFSSSESSPQPEKINLEDLTGILSEPSHIPELLLDTAVPLSEEAPDGPAASRPQDLPEDLKDLHGKADAPQISGEPPREEDEEQRWERERKERQEQRQREQEEARERELQELERLEQEMLLQEVVQSGQEEEETGIKKSEEEQKAGDEGERSKDENPLEKYMKMVLEARSKQQVQDPEREEARHTSPEFKSLSEEKEDSIAAYSHKDEDDDFW, encoded by the exons ATGTCCTCGTCAAAAGAAGCTGAGATATCACCAGACGAGCTGAGGAAGAGGCTTTAtcagacttttaaaaataaaggagTGCTTGATACACTCAAA ACACAGCTGCGGAATCAGCTCATCCAGGAGTTAAAACACCCACCTCTGACCGGAGGAGAACCAGTTCCCAGGCCAGTACCCGTAAAATCTGAAACCCTTTTGGTCTCAGCCTGCAACAGCATAGTGGCAGACCATCTCCGTGCCTCAGGGTATGAGTACACTCTTTCTGTATTCCACCCTGAGAGTGGTCTGCACAAAGACAAG GTTTTCACAAAAGAAGACCTTCTACATCTTCTTAAATTAAGTCCTGAATCAGCCCTTTACAGATCCCTG TCATCAAATAAAGAGAACAGTGATAAAG CAGGGTTCCTCATCAGCCTTCTGACACAGCTAACGCACCATTATACTCAAGGCTTGTGTCATGATGCTGACACTCAGACAACCAGCATAGCAAGTCATGGAGAATCTCTTG TTGACAAGATGAAAATGATTGATAAGGAATATGAGAACTTCAGCTACAGCGAGGACAAATGGTTTTCTCTCCAATCAAAACTCGCTGCTTATAGAAAAGATGTTGAAACACAGATggaagcagaaatgaaaacaaag ATGCAACATTTTAGGGATTTTGAAATGGCCAAGGTGAGgatggaagaaaaagaaaaatttcaTAAAGAATTTGATAAGCTAAAGAAAGAGCTAGAGAGAACCTATGAAATGAAGTCAAAGGCATTGATGGAGCGGGAGAAAAATGCCATCGACAGGTTACAAAAGCAACAAGAG attgaagaaaaaaatgtgtacaTGCAGAGGCAGTCAGTCCTGAAAGAAATCGAAACACTGCGGAGCAGAGAAAATGAGCAAAGGATGAGAGTGGAGGCTTTTGAAAA GACTTGTCAAATTCATGAGGAGAAGGTCAAGACCACTGAAGAGCTCctgaggaggagagagctggCCATAAAGACTATGGAGGACACATATGACCAAAGGTTGAGGAATGAACTTTCCAG GTTTCAGCTTGAGCTGAAAGACGACTTCatgaggagaacagagaaacTAGTTGAgaatgagaacaaaaacaaag tggaAACAGCTCGGATCCAAAAGGAGTCTGCTGCGATTGATGCCAAACAACGGGAGCACAGCAGAGCATGTTCAGAGCTGAAACGCCTGCAG GTTGAGCTAGatacagcacagcagcagatttCTTTACTGACTCAACAGAAGGAGCTCTTAAGAGAGAGATTAGACAACATGAGTGACTACGCCGGTttgaaaagggagaaaacagagctgcaggGGCAGCTGCGACTGTTGAGGAAACAGCTGGAAGAGGCTCAAGAGGAGAACCGGTTTCTCCATGCAG ACTTGGGGAAACCTTCCAAAGAGCAGCTGGCCTTGCAGATGGAGCTTCGGAGGCTTCAGAGTGCTCGCCAACTCGACGAGGAAGAGTTTGAAAACCAGAAACAGATGTTGCAGGCACAGCTCCAGAGTGAG GTTGAGCGGTGCACTCAGCTCAAGGCTCAGCTAAAAGAGAGTGAGGAGAAGTCACAGTGGATGACTAACCATGTTGAGGACATCAAGATGCAGCTCCGCCAGACTCATCAAG CTCTTGAAAATGAAGTGCTGCGGAACCCCAAACCGTCTCTTGTTGATCGCTCAGTGCTGGAGTTCAGTGCAGACAAGCTGGTTCCCCCCGACATCTATGTGGACAGAGCTCTGATGATGGCCAGGGTGGGTTATGATGATGTTTGTGAAGCGGGTCCCTATCGAAGACACACATCAGCTTGGACTGACACTCCGGACTCTGACATGGAGCTGGTGGCTGAAGCCAAAGCTCGGATCCTGGAGCTCCAGAAGGAGGCAGAGACTTTAGAAGAAGCATACAGGAACtaccagcagagggcagtgcGCTCCACCATGTCACACTTGCTTACTCGAAGACCTCTTTCCCCACAGCATGGACAAACCTCACATCACCCTGAGTCCACTTTAACAAAACAAGTCTATCACCATTCACACATTCTGTCACTCCAGGAATCACACAAACCTCTCTGTCCCCAAACCCCCTTGTCAGAATCCTGTGACACCAAAAACTCCACAACACCTGCACAGCCAAGAGTGACCTTCTCTGAAGACTATAACCAACCCATGTCCACTGTTCATACTGATCACAGTCTCCGTTCAATGGCTGAACCTCTGTTTTTAAAGGATGAAACCCCTCGGGATGGAGGCTTTTCTCCATCAAGACGTCTATCCTCCACACCACACTCCTCCCCCGGGAAAAAGCTTCAAAAAGAGATTCCAGAAG CAGTGGTGTCGTCAGTAGAGTTCCCAGAGCTGTGGCCAGACAGACAGCTCCCTCATGCCCCCCATGAGAAGGTGTTGACCTCAGGTGATTTTTCCTCTGAGCTTAGTCCACCCCGGAGTCCTCAGCTAAAGAGCACAGCTCGAGACCAGTGCAG TCCACCAAAGATTCAACATGTCTTCTCCAGCTCAGAGTCTTCCCCACAGCCGGAGAAGATAAATCTTGAAGATCTCACAGGGATTTTGTCAG AGCCCAGCCACATTCCAGAGCTTCTCCTGGACACTGCTGTCCCTCTCTCCGAGGAGGCCCCGGACGGCCCTGCTGCTTCCCGCCCACAAGACCTCCCTGAAGACCTGAAAGACTTGCACGGCAAGGCTG atgcCCCACAGATCTCAGGTGAACCTCCTAGggaagaagatgaggagcaGAGGTGGGAAAGAGAGcgaaaagaaagacaagaacagAGGCAAAGGGAGCAAGAGGAAGCCAGAGAGAGGGAGCTGCAAGAACTTGAAAGACTTGAACAAGAGATG CTTTTGCAAGAGGTGGTACAATCAggacaggaggaagaagaaactggGATTAAGAAAagtgaggaggagcagaaggCTGGAGATGAGGGAGAGAGGTCTAAAGATGAAAATCCATTGGAGAAATACATGAAAATGGTGCTGGAAGCAAGAAGCAAGCAGCAGGTACAG GACCCTGAAAGAGAAGAGGCAAGACACACAAGTCCAGAGTTTAAGAGTTTGTCTGAGGAAAAAGAAGACAG cattgcAGCATATTCACAtaaggatgaagatgatgatttCTGGTAA